GCTTCAGTGACTCTATATTACACGCATCCAAATGGTCAAGAATATCAGTTGAACTTCATTGATACTCCAGGACACGTTGACTTTTCTTATGAGGTTTCTCGTTCACTGGCTGCTTGTGAAGGCGCACTCTTGGTGGTCGATGCTGCACAGGGCGTAGAAGCACAGTCTGTTGCGAACTGTTATACCGCGCTTGAGCAAGGTCTTGAAGTGCTTCCTGTCCTCAATAAAATTGACTTACCACAGGCTGAGCCTGAGCGTGTGATTCAAGAAATTGAAGATATTATTGGTATCGAAGCAACTGAAGCGCCAACATGTTCTGCAAAAACAGGCTTGGGTGTAGAGGGTGTTCTAGAAACATTGGTTAATATTATTCCACCACCCGTAGGCGATCGTGACGCACCGCTACAAGCACTCATTGTAGATTCTTGGTTCGATAACTACTTAGGCGTTGTGTCTTTGGTTCGTGTTAAACAAGGTCGTATCCGTAAGGGCGACAAAATGTTGGTGAAATCAACAGGCCAAACGCATATCGTGACTTCAGTGGGTATTTTTAACCCTAAACATACTGAAACTGGCGAATTAGAAGCAGGTGAAGTTGGTTTTGTCATTGCAGGAATTAAGGATATTTTTGGTGCGCCAGTGGGCGATACCATTACGTTGTCTACAACACCTGATGTTGAGGTTTTACCAGGTTTTAAAAAGGTTAAACCACAAGTTTATGCAGGCTTGTTCCCCATTGATGCCAGTGATTTCGAACCCTTTCGTGAAGCGTTGCAGAAGTTACAAATTAATGATTCGGCACTATTTTTTGAACCTGAAAGTTCAGATGCATTAGGTTTTGGTTTTCGCTGTGGCTTCTTAGGTATGCTGCATATGGAAATTGTACAAGAACGTTTAGAGCGTGAGTACGACTTAGACATCATTACTTCTGCGCCAACAGTCATCTATGAATCTTTGATGAAAAATGGTGAAACGATTTATGTCGATAGCCCGTCTAAGATGCCAGATGGTTCAACTGTTGAAGATTTGCGCGAGCCAATCGCGGAGTGTCATATTCTTGTACCGCAAGAATACTTGGGTAATGTCATGACATTGTGTGTTGAACGTCGTGGTGTTCAAAAAGAAATGAAGTTCTTGGGCAAACAAGTGTCATTGACTTTTGAAGTGCCGATGGCTGAAGTCGTGATGGATTTCTTCGACCGTTTAAAGTCGTGCTCACGTGGTTTTGCATCACTAGACTATAGCTTTGTACGTTTTGAAAGTTCGTCACTGGTGAAAGTAGATGTTCTGATTAATGGTGAAAAAGTCGATGCTTTGGCCATGATTTGTCACCGTAATGATGCGCGTCATCGCGGTATTGCATTGGTTGAAAAAATGAAAGAATTGATTCCACGTCAGATGTTTGATGTGGCAATTCAAGCAGCCATTGGTGCACAAATTATTGCGCGTTCAACAGTGAAAGCTATGCGTAAAAACGTTCTCGCTAAATGTTATGGCGGTGACGTTTCACGTAAGAAGAAACTGTTGTCGAAGCAGAAAGAAGGGAAGAAACGCATGAAGCAAGTGGGTAGTGTTGAAATCCCACAAGAAGCGTTCCTTGCTGTATTGAAAGTCGATAGATAAGAACATTTAAGAAAACATTGAAGAAACAAAGGATATATGCCTGATGGATTTTGATTTTAATTTGATCCTTGTACCTGCCACACTGATTTTCTTTGGACTGTGGTTGCTTGATAAGTTGGTGCTTAAGCAGCGCGAAACGAAAGGGAAAGGCAATGAAAATTTCATTATCACTTGGGCATATGACTTTTGGCCTGTGTTGGCAGTGGTTTTGGTGTTGCGTTCATTCCTATTTGAGCCGTATAACATTCCATCGGATTCGATGGTGCCCACTTTAGAAACAGGTGACTATATTCTGGTTAACAAATACCAATATGGTGTGCGTCTACCTATTTCAAATACCAAGGTATTGAATATTAATGAGCCAGAACGTGGTGATGTTGCGGTGTTCCGTTATCCGCCACAACCGACGATTAGCTATATCAAGCGCGTGGTAGGTTTGCCGGGGGATCATGTAGTTTATGAAAATGGTCAACTGACAGTGAATGGTACGGCTATTCCGTTTGAACAGACAGAGTTTAAACGTGAAAAAGATGTTTTAGATACGCCAAAATCGATTTATCATTATGAAACTTTAGGTGAGCATCAACATTTGGTGCGTAACTTAGAAGGCCAAAATAGTTTGGTTTCGCAGTTTAATTATGCGCAGTCGAAAAAAGATTTACCCTTTGTTGCCACTGAAAATGATCGTTTTGTAAAGACCAATGGGGAAAGTTGGGAAATTAAGGTCAAACCAGGTCATTATTTTATGATGGGTGATAACCGTGACCAAAGTGCAGACAGCCGATTTTGGGGATTGGTGCCTGAAGCAAATTTAACAGGACAGGCGATTTTTGTATGGATGCATAAAGAACCAGGTTTCAAATTGCCTTCATTTAGTCGCAATGGTCAAATTGATTAATTTAGTTTTACAGCATGGACAATAAAAAATGCGCAACGCTGAAAAAGGTGCATCATATATTTCGATTTTATTAGGGGTGATGGTGGTTGCTTTTATTTTGAAAGCAATTGTGGCAGTTTGGCCATCATATTGGGATGATCGTGTGATTAACAAAGAGATTGAAAAGCAAATTCAAAAAAGCGCTTCATCTATCACACCTTCGCAGTTTTCGACTCAAATGAGTCAAAGTTTTAACATGAATAATATTAGAGACATTCAGTTCGACGATATTGCCCGTGTTAATACTGAAAATGGTCTAGAAGTGATTAAAAGATATGAAGTAAGAAAACCCTTCTTATTGAATATTGACTTAATCCTAACATTCGAGAAAAGTTTTGATCAAAGGTCAGTTCAAAGTAAGTGATCCACGCTTACTCAGTCGCATCGGTTATCAATTTAACACACTTGAGTTACTCCAACTTGCGCTGACTCACCGATCGGTAAGTCATAAATATAATTATGAGCGTCTAGAATTTTTAGGCGATTCATTATTAGGTATGATCATTGCGAATTATCTGTACGAAGCTTATCCTAGTGAAAATGAAGGTCGATTAACGCGTATGCGTGCGACTTTGGTTCGACAGGAAGCTTTGGGTAAGATTGCAACAGATTTGAAACTTAGCCAGAGTTTAATACTCAGTGCAGGTGAATTAAAATCTGGCGGTCATCATCGTGAATCTATTTTGGCAGATACTGTAGAAGCCATTATTGGAGCGATATACATCGACTGTCATGATTTAAAAGTGCTACAAGACGTTGTGCTAAAATGGTATGAACCGTATTTAGACCACATTGAACCTACAGATCAACTGAAAGACCCGAAATCGCGTTTGCAGGAATATCTACAAGCACGTAAAAAACCTCTCCCTGTTTACGAGGTTGTAGATATACAAGGTGATGCGCCAAATCAACACTTCAAAGTTGAGTGTGATGTGGCAGGTTTACCTAAATGCATAGGTGAAGGGTTGAGTCGCCGATTTGCTGAGCAAGCAGTTGCGGCGGAAATTTTAAAGCTATTGGAGCAGTAACCTATTATGTCGATGCAAAATGATCCTCAAGATACAGATCAGCCTACGACCCCAGAAAACAACGAACTGTTAAACCAGTTCTTTAGTTCGCAAGGAATGACCATTCCTGCTGACTTCAAAAGTGGCTTTGTCGCGATTGTTGGACGTCCAAATGTGGGCAAATCTACCTTGATGAATCACATCTTAGGTCAAAAGCTTTCGATCACTTCACGTAAGCCACAAACCACGCGTCACAAAATTGTGGGTATTGATAGCCGTGAAAAATCACAGGCTGTTTTTGTCGATACGCCAGGGATGCACAAGAAAGAAGTTCGGGCGATCAATAAAATGATGAACCGTGCTGCCTCTTCTGCACTGCGTGATGTGAACTTAGTGTTGTTCGTAATTGATGCCGACAAGTGGACTCAAAACGACGAACTCGTTTTAGAAAAACTGAAAAATGCAGAAATGCCAGTGATTCTCATCATTAACAAAATTGACACTTTTGAGAATAAAAACAGTACATTGCCATTGATTCTTGAGCGTGAAAAGTTGATGAACTTTGCTGAAATCGTTCCTGTGTCTGCGCTTCGTGGTGCTAACCTTGAACATTTGCGTGATACGATTGAAAAGTATTTGCCTTTCCAGCCACCGCTTTATGCAATGGATCAATTGACAGATCGTTCTGAGCGTTTCTTGGCAAGTGAAATCATTCGTGAAAAAATCATGCGTCAGTTGGGTGAGGAATTACCCTACGATTTGACCGTGCAAATTGAGTCTTTCAAGACTGAAGAGCCGATTTTAAATGAAAAAACAGGTCGTATGAAGCCTGCTTGTACCTATATTGATGCCACTATCTATGTTGATCGTTCTAGTCAAAAAGCCATTGTGATTGGGGATAAAGGTACAAAATTGAAGAAAATTGGGATGGACGCCCGTGCCGATATGGAAAAAATGTTTGAAGAGAAAATCATGCTGACACTTTGGGTTAAAGTGAAAGGGGGTTGGTCTGATGACGAACGAGCACTGAAAAGTCTCGGCTATAGCGATATCTAATCGTTTAATTTGACAGGGAAAACTGTAATGATGAAAGTGTTGGTAGTAATCACTTGTATGATTTTTTTACAAGGCTGTATACATAAACTTGTTACGGTTCCTGTCAAAGTGGCCTATAAAACCACCAAAGGCGTGGTCAAAGGCACTGCAGCAGTGGTCGGTGCGGTCATTCCTGATGGGGATGATGAAGATGAATCTGATCAAAAGAAGAAAGATTAAGATGATGAAGCAAGTTTAGCGCTGATCCCATGCGTAATGAAATCTTGCATGGTTATTTAATCCATCATCGGAAGTACCGTGAACGCAGTCATATCGTTCATTTATTTACCGAAGAGTACGGGCGCGTGGATGGTATTTTAAGACAAATGCCGCCGCCCCAGTATCAGCCGATTACTTTGCAAGCCACAGGTAAATCTGAACTTAAAAATCTCACCAAATTAGAAATATTGAATCATCCCATTTTTTTCTATGGGGATGCTTTTTTTTCGGGCTTTTATTTAAATGAAGTCATTTTGCGTTTATGTCCGCTTGAAGAAGCGATGCCTGAAACCTTTAAGCAATATCATATTACACTCACCCATTTGCAAACGCTTGCGCAGCAAGACTCATCCGATACCTTTTTAAAACAAATTTTACGTCAATTCGAGCATGTGCTGATGCAAGAATTGGGCTATGCCATCGACTTTAATAATGACTCCCATCAGAATGAAATTCTGCCCCACCAAAAGTATCAGTTTCAGTTAAATGATGGCTTTATACCTGTGGCACATAGCGCTAATTCAACGCTGACCGGTGAGCAAATTCACAGCATGATGGGCTATGAAAAAGATACAGATTTTAATGCTAAACAGTTACAATTGTTGAATAAACTTTACCGTCAGATGATTACATCTTTATTGGGTGATCGCCCTTTAAAAAGTCGTCAACTGTGGATTCAAAGCGCTCAATCTCAAATCAAATCGAATTAGGAAAATGTTATGGCTGTATTACTTGGTGTAAACATTGATCATGTTGCGACCTTAAGACAAGCCCGTGGAACGACTTATCCTGATCCTGTTAAAGCTGCACTTATTTGTGAGCAAGCAGGGGCGGAAGGGATTACCTTACATTTGCGTGAAGATCGTCGTCATATTCAAGACGATGATGTACGTCGTATGCGCCCTGTTTTAAAAACGCGCATGAATCTTGAGATTGCAGTCACCGATGAAATGGTTGAATTCGCCAAAGAAATCAACCCTCATCATGTTTGTTTCGTACCTGAAAAACGTCAAGAAGTGACCACTGAAGGTGGTTTAGATGTAGTCGCACATTTTGAAAATGTTAAAAAAGCCACTCAAGCTCTAACTGCCATTGGCTGTGATGTATCGCTATTTATTGATGCTGATTTTGCACAAATTGATGCAGCAGTAGCATGTGGCGCGCCGACCATTGAGATTCATACAGGTGCCTATGCAGATGCCCAAATTGAAGCTGCACAGCAAGCTGAGTTGGCGCGCATTGTGGCAGGTGCAGCCTACGCCGCATCAAAAGGCTTAGTGGTCAATGCAGGGCATGGGTTGAACCTAGATAATGTCGCGCCCATTGCAGCCATTGCTGAAATTCATGAATTGAATATTGGCCATTCAATTATTGCAGACAGTGTTTTTGTGGGTTTAGAACAAGCTGTAAAAGATATGAAAGCAGCCATTCAAGCTATGCGTGAAACGAACTAAAATCATGCAAAATACCACCAAATACGATGAACTCATTCAGCCTGTGATTGCATTTTTAGGCTGTGAAACACCGAAAGCATGGTTAGATGCAGCAAAAGATAATCTTGATATCTTAATGCAAGATCATGCCAATTGTGAGAAGAAAGCGGCCAGTACAGCCATGAATCTGATGTTTCGTTATAACTTCTATACTGACCTGCAAGTGAAACTTGCCCAGTTGGTACGTGAAGAAATGCTGCATTATGAGCAAGTGCTTGAACTGATGGTTAAGCGTGGGCAAGAATGGCAGTCGATTAGTGCGGGACGTTATGCGGGCGGTTTACGTAAGGAAGTCCGCACCTATGAGCCTGAAGCCTTGATTGATATT
This genomic window from Acinetobacter sp. TGL-Y2 contains:
- the rnc gene encoding ribonuclease III — encoded protein: MIKGQFKVSDPRLLSRIGYQFNTLELLQLALTHRSVSHKYNYERLEFLGDSLLGMIIANYLYEAYPSENEGRLTRMRATLVRQEALGKIATDLKLSQSLILSAGELKSGGHHRESILADTVEAIIGAIYIDCHDLKVLQDVVLKWYEPYLDHIEPTDQLKDPKSRLQEYLQARKKPLPVYEVVDIQGDAPNQHFKVECDVAGLPKCIGEGLSRRFAEQAVAAEILKLLEQ
- a CDS encoding tRNA-(ms[2]io[6]A)-hydroxylase is translated as MQNTTKYDELIQPVIAFLGCETPKAWLDAAKDNLDILMQDHANCEKKAASTAMNLMFRYNFYTDLQVKLAQLVREEMLHYEQVLELMVKRGQEWQSISAGRYAGGLRKEVRTYEPEALIDIMVIGAFVEARSCERFYALAPIVDEELGRYYRYLLKSESRHFEDYLSLALDVAQSSTLKNPKEDIQARIAHFREVEKKLILAPDELFRFHSGVPLQAA
- the pdxJ gene encoding pyridoxine 5'-phosphate synthase, which codes for MAVLLGVNIDHVATLRQARGTTYPDPVKAALICEQAGAEGITLHLREDRRHIQDDDVRRMRPVLKTRMNLEIAVTDEMVEFAKEINPHHVCFVPEKRQEVTTEGGLDVVAHFENVKKATQALTAIGCDVSLFIDADFAQIDAAVACGAPTIEIHTGAYADAQIEAAQQAELARIVAGAAYAASKGLVVNAGHGLNLDNVAPIAAIAEIHELNIGHSIIADSVFVGLEQAVKDMKAAIQAMRETN
- a CDS encoding NF038104 family lipoprotein, whose translation is MMKVLVVITCMIFLQGCIHKLVTVPVKVAYKTTKGVVKGTAAVVGAVIPDGDDEDESDQKKKD
- the era gene encoding GTPase Era; translation: MQNDPQDTDQPTTPENNELLNQFFSSQGMTIPADFKSGFVAIVGRPNVGKSTLMNHILGQKLSITSRKPQTTRHKIVGIDSREKSQAVFVDTPGMHKKEVRAINKMMNRAASSALRDVNLVLFVIDADKWTQNDELVLEKLKNAEMPVILIINKIDTFENKNSTLPLILEREKLMNFAEIVPVSALRGANLEHLRDTIEKYLPFQPPLYAMDQLTDRSERFLASEIIREKIMRQLGEELPYDLTVQIESFKTEEPILNEKTGRMKPACTYIDATIYVDRSSQKAIVIGDKGTKLKKIGMDARADMEKMFEEKIMLTLWVKVKGGWSDDERALKSLGYSDI
- a CDS encoding DUF4845 domain-containing protein, producing the protein MRNAEKGASYISILLGVMVVAFILKAIVAVWPSYWDDRVINKEIEKQIQKSASSITPSQFSTQMSQSFNMNNIRDIQFDDIARVNTENGLEVIKRYEVRKPFLLNIDLILTFEKSFDQRSVQSK
- the lepA gene encoding translation elongation factor 4 — its product is MASAKKSVNINNIRNFSIIAHIDHGKSTLADRFIQTCGGLQAREMQAQVLDSMDIERERGITIKAASVTLYYTHPNGQEYQLNFIDTPGHVDFSYEVSRSLAACEGALLVVDAAQGVEAQSVANCYTALEQGLEVLPVLNKIDLPQAEPERVIQEIEDIIGIEATEAPTCSAKTGLGVEGVLETLVNIIPPPVGDRDAPLQALIVDSWFDNYLGVVSLVRVKQGRIRKGDKMLVKSTGQTHIVTSVGIFNPKHTETGELEAGEVGFVIAGIKDIFGAPVGDTITLSTTPDVEVLPGFKKVKPQVYAGLFPIDASDFEPFREALQKLQINDSALFFEPESSDALGFGFRCGFLGMLHMEIVQERLEREYDLDIITSAPTVIYESLMKNGETIYVDSPSKMPDGSTVEDLREPIAECHILVPQEYLGNVMTLCVERRGVQKEMKFLGKQVSLTFEVPMAEVVMDFFDRLKSCSRGFASLDYSFVRFESSSLVKVDVLINGEKVDALAMICHRNDARHRGIALVEKMKELIPRQMFDVAIQAAIGAQIIARSTVKAMRKNVLAKCYGGDVSRKKKLLSKQKEGKKRMKQVGSVEIPQEAFLAVLKVDR
- the recO gene encoding DNA repair protein RecO → MRNEILHGYLIHHRKYRERSHIVHLFTEEYGRVDGILRQMPPPQYQPITLQATGKSELKNLTKLEILNHPIFFYGDAFFSGFYLNEVILRLCPLEEAMPETFKQYHITLTHLQTLAQQDSSDTFLKQILRQFEHVLMQELGYAIDFNNDSHQNEILPHQKYQFQLNDGFIPVAHSANSTLTGEQIHSMMGYEKDTDFNAKQLQLLNKLYRQMITSLLGDRPLKSRQLWIQSAQSQIKSN
- the lepB gene encoding signal peptidase I; the protein is MDFDFNLILVPATLIFFGLWLLDKLVLKQRETKGKGNENFIITWAYDFWPVLAVVLVLRSFLFEPYNIPSDSMVPTLETGDYILVNKYQYGVRLPISNTKVLNINEPERGDVAVFRYPPQPTISYIKRVVGLPGDHVVYENGQLTVNGTAIPFEQTEFKREKDVLDTPKSIYHYETLGEHQHLVRNLEGQNSLVSQFNYAQSKKDLPFVATENDRFVKTNGESWEIKVKPGHYFMMGDNRDQSADSRFWGLVPEANLTGQAIFVWMHKEPGFKLPSFSRNGQID